A window of the Cryptococcus depauperatus CBS 7841 chromosome 5, complete sequence genome harbors these coding sequences:
- a CDS encoding mannose-6-phosphate isomerase, class I, giving the protein MSTGKISKIERLSCVPNNYPWGKVGDSSLAARLTKNSTPSFNIDPDQTYAELWMGTHPNNPAHLFSSPGTLLSSHLHDNPDLLGPVRNFTPPFTGAKGSGTEGQENGHIPFLFKVLTCKQALPLQIHPNKKLSEKLHIENPEQFGDVNHKPEIAVALSPGFLGFAAFRPYAQIVSLIGCVKEFALLPLTLQQSIKKFVSSPSAGNLRDTWKNFLKLSNNEIAVHKFSKRVLDEGAKSFNGVDIDEEEKKRLVKAVQLGDEYNSGDGGLFSSLLFLNLVELKKGEAIYVGADGPHAWLEGEIVELMAISDNVLNVGFTDDASKDDPSLVASAVTCTPKSINELFLSSQKFSKSKNGKTIVYSTPFEEFSILRIEGDEELSAIDGTGVAVVIEGEWTVEDGESEKKCSQTNEGGEGTVWFVGSGTATKWTAKGGRGEVWMAFYDQTAQEADVGAK; this is encoded by the exons ATGTCCACTGGCAAAATATCAAAAATAGAAAGACTCAGTTGCGTGCCCAACAACTATCCTT GGGGAAAGGTGGGAGATAGTAGTCTAGCCGCTCGTCTTACGAAAAATTCTACTccttctttcaacatcgATCCCGATCAAACCTATGCCGAGTTATGGATGGGAACCCATCCCAATAACCCAGCTCATTTGTTTTCCTCTCCAGGGACTCTGTTGTCTTCCCACCTTCATGATAATCCTGATCTTTTGGGGCCAGTCAGAAATTTTACTCCTCCGTTTACTGGGGCTAAAGGATCGGGAACGGAAGGCCAGGAGAACGGTCACATCCCATTCCTGTTCAAAGTTTTGACCTGTAAACAAGCACTGCCGCTGCAGATACATCCTAATAAGAAGTTGTCTGAAAAACTTCATATAGAAAACCCAGAGCAATTTGGAGA CGTTAATCACAAACCCGAGATAGCGGTCGCTCTATCGCCTGGGTTTCTAGGCTTTGCCGCATTTCGTCCATATGCCCAAATTGTGTCACTCATCGGTTGTGTAAAAGAGTTTGCACTCTTACCTTTGACCCTTCAGCAGTCAATCAAGAAATTTGTTTCCTCCCCGTCGGCTGGAAACTTGAGAGATACCTGGAAAAACTTTCTCAAGCTGAGTAATAACGAAATTGCCGTGCACAAGTTTAGCAAAAGAGTGCTGGATGAAGGAGCAAAGTCTTTCAATGGTGTAgatattgatgaagaagagaagaaaaggcttgTCAAGGCGGTACAACTGGGTGACGAGTACAATTCTGGAGATGGTGGTCTATTTTCAAGCTT GTTATTCTTGAATCTTGTGGAGCTCAAAAAGGGGGAAGCAATCTACGTTGGCGCGGATGGACCCCATGCTTGGCTTGAAGGCG AGATTGTGGAGCTTATGGCGATAAGCGACAATGTGCTGAATGTCGGTTTCACCGATGATGCTTCCAAAGATGATCCATCTCTAGTCGCTAGCGCCGTCACATGCACCCCTAAATCTATCAATgaactctttctttcatctcaaAAGTTTTCCAAATCCAAGAATGGCAAAACAATAGTGTACTCTACTCCGTTCGAAGaattttccatcttgaggATTGAAGGAGACGAAGAACTTTCTGCCATTGATGGGACTGGAGTGGCAGTAGTTATCGAAGGCGAATGGACAGTTGAGGATGGTGAAAGTGAGAAGAAATGCAGCCAAACTAATGAGGGTGGAGAAGGTACCGTTTGGTTTGTAGGGTCTGGAACAGCGACAAAATGGACTGCAAAGGGCGGGAGAGGTGAGGTCTGGATGGCCTTTTATGACCAAACTGCCCAAGAAGCGGATGTTGGGGCGAAGTGA
- a CDS encoding cytochrome c oxidase assembly protein COX19, whose translation MSFGRPGFTNVFKPSPPQRGSFPLDHDGECKAAMVAYLKCMKENANDNGKCRLQSKNYLECRMDKGLMQRDDMINLGLGDVVEPSAPTRNQSSMPQPSFQSQAPSAEKRI comes from the exons ATGTCATTTGGAAGACCAGGGTTTACAAACGTATTCAAACCAAGCCCTCCTCAAAGAGgatcttttcctctggATCATGATG GAGAATGCAAAGCAGCAATGGTTGCCTATCTAAAGTGTATGAAAGAAAACGCCAATGACAATGGCAAATGCAGATTACAGTCGAAAAATTATCTCGAATGTAGAATGGACAA AGGTCTCATGCAACGAGACGACATGATTAATTTGGGATTGGGAGATGTCGTAGAGCCCTCTGCGCCCACGAGAAACCAATCAAGTATGCCACAGCCATCCTTCCAGTCGCAAGCTCCATCGGCAGAGAAACGCATATGA